One segment of Belonocnema kinseyi isolate 2016_QV_RU_SX_M_011 chromosome 7, B_treatae_v1, whole genome shotgun sequence DNA contains the following:
- the LOC117175968 gene encoding lanC-like protein 3 homolog isoform X2 has protein sequence MYSYYDTEYLGAAHGLSAILQVLIQVPGFLDSDPQSEKLVKDSVDYLLGLQTPEGNFPTALDEIASPRKDEDELVHWCHGAPGVIYLMAVAYQRWKDKKYLESCFKAGELVWNKGLLKKGPGICHGVAGNGYVFLLLYRLTSDRLYLFRAAKFAEFLVEAQFLQEARKPDCPYSLYEGFAGTVCFLADLIEPQKAAFPFQDVFY, from the exons ATGTACTCCTATTATGATACAGAATACCTTGGGGCAGCTCATGGACTTTCTGCTATCTTACAAGTTCTCATTCAA gtACCAGGATTTTTGGACAGTGATCCTCAATCAGAGAAGCTGGTCAAAGATTCTGTGGATTACCTTCTGGGTTTGCAGACTCCAGAAGGAAATTTTCCAACTGCTTTAGACGAAATAGCGTCTCCAAGAAAAGATGAAGACGAGTTGGTTCACTGGTGCCACGGAGCACCAGGTGTCATTTATTTAATGGCAGTCGCTTATCAACGgtggaaagataaaaaatatcttgaatcGTGTTTTAAGGCTGGCGAATTAGTCTGGAATAAAGGGCTTCTGAAAAAAGGTCCAGGAATTTGTCATGGAGTCGCCGGAAATGGATACGTATTCCTACTTCTCTACAGGCTGACATCGGATCGTCTTTATCTTTTCAGGGCAGcaaaatttgctgaatttttgGTCGAGGCTCAATTTCTTCAGGAAGCACGAAAACCAGATTGTCCTTATTCATTGTATGAAGGATTTGCCGGTACTGTGTGTTTCCTAGCTGATCTTATTGAACCACAAAAGGCAGCTTTTCCATTCCAGGATGTGTTTTATTag
- the LOC117175968 gene encoding lanC-like protein 3 homolog isoform X1 → MSKQSRCFVNIYQLENQQLGKGLNFEQGIEVGLKSAKETLKQLVGRIVKSSAPDCTDIDGGLYVGSVGIAYAFLHLRECGNFESENQSNEYLKLAHSYLHNSLQNLERKNHRPDSSFLLGDAGVFAVGAVASAASGNADQVSKLSKRYLDFSDRYKKIDFLSCGSDEFFVGRTGYLFGALWLNRRLGKTVVSPEILQELCRLTVQSGKSYAQKNSSPCPLMYSYYDTEYLGAAHGLSAILQVLIQVPGFLDSDPQSEKLVKDSVDYLLGLQTPEGNFPTALDEIASPRKDEDELVHWCHGAPGVIYLMAVAYQRWKDKKYLESCFKAGELVWNKGLLKKGPGICHGVAGNGYVFLLLYRLTSDRLYLFRAAKFAEFLVEAQFLQEARKPDCPYSLYEGFAGTVCFLADLIEPQKAAFPFQDVFY, encoded by the exons ATGTCAAAACAGTCGCGTTGTTTCGTGAATATTTACCAGTTGGAGAATCAGCAACTAGGAAAaggattgaattttgaacaaggcaTTGAAGTTGGTTTGAAATCCGCGAAAGAAACGTTGAAACAACTCGTGGGGAGAATTGTAAAGTCTTCTGCGCCGGATTGTACAGATATCGACGGAGGATTATATGTCGGCTCGGTTGGTATTGCTTACGCATTTTTGCATTTAAGAGAATGCGGGAATTTCGAATCTGAAAACCAGtccaatgaatatttaaaattagcgCACAGTTATTTGCATAATTCATTGCAAAATTTGGAAAGGAAAAATCATCGACCTGACAGTTCTTTCCTGTTGG GAGATGCAGGTGTTTTTGCAGTAGGAGCAGTAGCTTCAGCAGCTTCTGGAAACGCAGATCAAGTTTCTAAATTGTCAAAGAGGTACCTAGATTTTTCCGATCGttacaaaaagattgatttcctATCGTGCGGATCAGATGAATTTTTTGTGGGGCGAACAGGATATCTTTTCGGGGCATTATGGTTGAATCGTCGACTTGGAAAAACCGTTGTCTCTCCAGAAATATTGCAAGAACTTTGTCGCCTTACTGTTCAATCTGGAAAATCCTATGCTCAGAAAAATTCGAGTCCATGTCCACTCATGTACTCCTATTATGATACAGAATACCTTGGGGCAGCTCATGGACTTTCTGCTATCTTACAAGTTCTCATTCAA gtACCAGGATTTTTGGACAGTGATCCTCAATCAGAGAAGCTGGTCAAAGATTCTGTGGATTACCTTCTGGGTTTGCAGACTCCAGAAGGAAATTTTCCAACTGCTTTAGACGAAATAGCGTCTCCAAGAAAAGATGAAGACGAGTTGGTTCACTGGTGCCACGGAGCACCAGGTGTCATTTATTTAATGGCAGTCGCTTATCAACGgtggaaagataaaaaatatcttgaatcGTGTTTTAAGGCTGGCGAATTAGTCTGGAATAAAGGGCTTCTGAAAAAAGGTCCAGGAATTTGTCATGGAGTCGCCGGAAATGGATACGTATTCCTACTTCTCTACAGGCTGACATCGGATCGTCTTTATCTTTTCAGGGCAGcaaaatttgctgaatttttgGTCGAGGCTCAATTTCTTCAGGAAGCACGAAAACCAGATTGTCCTTATTCATTGTATGAAGGATTTGCCGGTACTGTGTGTTTCCTAGCTGATCTTATTGAACCACAAAAGGCAGCTTTTCCATTCCAGGATGTGTTTTATTag